Below is a genomic region from Leptospira bourretii.
TTCTGGGAGTTTGATTTCAAACAAAGCTTTGTCCACCACACTTGAGTTATATGGAACGATCAACTCTTGTAATGTCATCCCTGGAAACTCAATGTTATCAAAGTCTGTAGGATGATATATTTTACGATCAGGATCCTTTTTTAAAATTCCTAACCACTGCGCCACACGAGGGATTAGAGAACCTTGTACGAGAAGGGAAACAAGAACCACAAAAAACACAATATGAAAAAGTAAATCTCCCCAAACCAATCCTTGGGCAATTGGAAACGTCGCTAGGATGATCGGTGAGGCACCACGTAAGCCCACCCAAGAAATAAATAACTTTTCTTTGACAGGCAACTTCACACGGAATAGCGAAATAAACACTGCCACTGGTCTTGCAAAAAGAATGAGTAATACCCCAATGAGAAGTCCCGGTACCCAAATATTAACCATCCGTGAAGGATACACAAGAAGTCCAAAACAAAGGAACATACCAATTTGTAAGATCCAAACATATCCGTTTAAGAAACGAAAGATGGATTTTTTATGTATGAATTTGTTGCGGCCAACAATGATCCCGGCAATGTAGACTGCCAAAAATCCATTCCCTTGGAACACAGTAGTGACTGCATAAATAAAAGGAACAGAAGCAGTGATAAAAACTAAATAAAGACCATCATATCCCAGTTTGACGGAGTTCATTAAATACAGAATGAGGATCCCCAAACTGTATCCCATCATTGATCCAACAAGAACCTGCATGACAAAAAACCGAAAGAATTGGAACCCACTAAAACTAGCATCAGCTGTGATGAGGTTCATAAAGATGGTTGTTAAAAGTACACCCACCGCATCGTTTGAACCAGACTCAAATTCTATGATTTTTTTTAAATGAACTGGTAAATCAGAAGATCCCGTTTTGAAGATATTAAATACCGAGGCAGCATCTGTGGCACTCACAATGGAACCAAGTAAAAACGATTCCATAAAACCAAGAACTGGGAATAAATAGTGGATGAGTACACCTAAAATCAGTGCAGTCAGAATGGTTCCCACAATTGACAACCGAATACCGACCGATAAGAAGTTTTTTAAACTATCCCATTCACTTTCAAGACCACCCAAAAACAAAATATAAATAAGGGCAAAAATCCCAATCGATTGTGCTAAACCATAATCACTAAAATCGATTCTCCCTGGACCGTCAGCACCAGCTAACATACCAAAGGTTAAAAAAATAAGTAAGATGGGAAACCCAAAACGGAAGAATAGTTTACTCGATAAAATAGAGAATAAAATAAGAGTAGAGATAACAAGAGCTTGTAAGGTAAAACTGTCTATCATGTTTATTCCTTAGACGAATCGAAAGGACTATCGATTCGAAGAAAGTATTTCTAGAGCCTTTGCTTTTAGAATGGGATGCACTACAAAGTCATCAGGATTTAGGGGACGAGAAGGTTTGTCGCCCGACGGATCCGTTTGGTTTGTTTGCCCAGGAAATTTCCATTTGTCACGACCAAGCCAGACAGAAAGTGCGTAGACCATACGTTGGAAAATTTCGTCCACTTTGTCCTGCCTGCCCGCCTTTTTATAGTATCCAAAGGCCAACATAGGAAGTTTCCGATCGTACATAAAATGATCACCCAAACGAATGAGGCCATCTTTATAATCGGTTTTGAGAAAGAGCTCACGTGCTTTACGGATATCACCTGCATTGAAAGCGGTATTAGCTTCTCGAATCAGTGCTGCTCTTTCCTTGGAGTCCATACAAAGAGTATCGAACTAAATTCCTAAATTGACAACTGAAAATTGTCTAAAAGAATGCATTTACCAGGAGAGAAATTTATGTTGGAAGTAGGGAAAAAAGCCCCCAATTTTACGAGTATCAACCAAAATGGCGAAAAAGTAAAACTCGCAGACCTAACAGGAAAAAATGGAATCGTTGTTTATTTTTATCCCAGAGATATGACACCGGGATGTACAACAGAAGCTTGTGACTTCCGTGACAATTTTGCCCGACTGAAAAAATTCGGATTCAATGTAGTGGGAATCTCCAAAGACAATCCCAAGTCGCATACCAAGTTCATCGAAAAACAAAACCTCAATTTTGATCTCATCTCCGATGAATCGGGCGAAATTTGTGAAGCTTATGGTGTTTGGAGAGAAAAGGTTTTTATGGGCCGTAAGGGGATGGGAATCGTAAGATCCAGCTTCCTACTCGATAGTTCTCTTAAAATCAAAAAAATCTATGACAGCGTGAAGGTAAAAGGACACGTTGAAGAAATCATCAAAGACATTCAGGAAATCCAAGGGAAATGAAAATAGAAACTTCTCCGCTCCAAATCCAAATCGGTTCGCCTAAATCTGGTACTTATTACAAACTCATCCCCATCTTCCAAGAGGATGTCAAAGAAGAACTCGGGAAAAAATTCCCGGTCCAAATCGAAACCAAAGTTTTTTCTGGTGAACTTGGAAAAGAATTTCGTGATGAAACAGAACAAACCATCTATCTTGGATTAGGTGAGAAAGAAAAACTTAACTTTAGAAAGTTTATATCCCATTTTTTTAAGTATGGAGAAAAAATTCTAAATTATGATGGAATGGGTCTTGAGATTATCATCTCTAAATCCCTTTCCAAAAAGTTCTCTGCGGATCGTATCGCTTATCAAATTGCCAATACACTTTTTATCGGAAGTTATCCTGTTTCCGTTTTACAAACTAAGAAAAAAGAAAAAAAGAAAGTGGGTGCAGTTTACTTAAAGTTCGAAGATAAATCAGTCACAAGTCTTGCAGAATCGGGATTATCTAAAAGTAAAATAGTCGCCAAACACGTGAATGGTGCTCGTCATATAGCTCATCTTCCTGCAAACTATTTTACACCTGATGATTTTGT
It encodes:
- a CDS encoding potassium/proton antiporter, yielding MIDSFTLQALVISTLILFSILSSKLFFRFGFPILLIFLTFGMLAGADGPGRIDFSDYGLAQSIGIFALIYILFLGGLESEWDSLKNFLSVGIRLSIVGTILTALILGVLIHYLFPVLGFMESFLLGSIVSATDAASVFNIFKTGSSDLPVHLKKIIEFESGSNDAVGVLLTTIFMNLITADASFSGFQFFRFFVMQVLVGSMMGYSLGILILYLMNSVKLGYDGLYLVFITASVPFIYAVTTVFQGNGFLAVYIAGIIVGRNKFIHKKSIFRFLNGYVWILQIGMFLCFGLLVYPSRMVNIWVPGLLIGVLLILFARPVAVFISLFRVKLPVKEKLFISWVGLRGASPIILATFPIAQGLVWGDLLFHIVFFVVLVSLLVQGSLIPRVAQWLGILKKDPDRKIYHPTDFDNIEFPGMTLQELIVPYNSSVVDKALFEIKLPEQSHILLIARGEQFLIPSGNTQVRGGDVIWVLAKDDVMPIIGKTFMAIA
- the bcp gene encoding thioredoxin-dependent thiol peroxidase — encoded protein: MLEVGKKAPNFTSINQNGEKVKLADLTGKNGIVVYFYPRDMTPGCTTEACDFRDNFARLKKFGFNVVGISKDNPKSHTKFIEKQNLNFDLISDESGEICEAYGVWREKVFMGRKGMGIVRSSFLLDSSLKIKKIYDSVKVKGHVEEIIKDIQEIQGK